The stretch of DNA CCAGCCCCAAGGCTCATAGAGCTTGCTGTACAGCCTGCGATGCGCGGGCTCCGGTGCGTTCGGGTTTATGTACCAAGTATTGTAATAAAACCCTTCTTCCTTATGCTCGGTCGCTCCTTTGACATAGTCTCTTATCGGATAATTTCCTCTGGCGTCTCTTGTATTGCTTCGGTCCGTTCCGACGATTTCCGGTTGATCACCACCATGCATAATATTGAATAAATTGGTGTTGTCCATCCAAAAATATCCGTCTTGTCCATAATGGATGTTACGGGTAACTTCAAGGGCCCTGGCCTGCGCTTCCTCTGTTGTCAGTTCCCCTCGATCAGCGAGCCCGGCATAATAAGTGATGACGGAATATGCGCTTTCTACATTAGTTCTAAGCTGCTGATCCTTCTCCAGATAAATACTTTCTCTTACTTGTGGAATCACATAAAAATAGCTGATTAAAGTAAACAGGATAATCGGCACTATCGTGATCAGCAGTAATTTGTTGACGATCTTCACAAAATCTCTCTCCTCACACTATACTCATTGGAACCCGTCCAGCAATACTTCGACTACCTTTTGCAGCAGCATCTCCCGCTGTTCATCTTTATGATCCAGCACCATCCGCGGATGGTGGAAGGAGGTGGTGGCTTCCAGCAGGAGTACAGCCACGTTTTCCGGTTCTCCGCGGATTTCTCCGGCAGCTATCGCTTTTTGAACCAGCGCCACAAGCTGCTCATTTACGTTATGCAAATGCTGTACAATAAAAGGCTTCAGCAGCTCCGCTGCCATATTGAACGATTTGTAAAGCTCAGGATCTTTTAGAACCTTCTCTTTTTTCAGTTCGTGATATTTCAGGAACCATTCGATAATCAACCGGCGCGGGGATCGTTCTTGCTGGGTTATGAGTTCCAGCGTGTTGTCCATCCGGGCTAGCCAACGTTCGGAAATGGCGTCAAGCAGAGCCGCTTTGTCGGGAAAATGATTGTAGAGAGCGGCATGGCTTACTTTCAGCTCCTTGGCGATATCCGTTAAGCGGAACTTATCGAATCCATAATAACGAATCTTTTCTTCTGTGATTTGCAAAGCCTTTTCTTTGATTTCTTCAGAAGTTAATCCAGTTTTCGGCATCGTGATTCACCCCATTTCCATTGAATTAGGCGGAAAGCCCTATTTTTATATTACAAATTACAAAAAACATAACATGTAATATGTTAGCGGTCAAGAGGAGCACAGTGTTTGATTCTTGTGGAATCCGGAGATCTGTGGAGAGTTGAAATTCAGCAAGCCAGAAGCTGGGGATTGTCCGTGCTACAGGAGAACGGAAGCTTTGCATGCAGAGGTTGATCATACAGCAGGGAGTGATACGATATACGCTGTGCTGCCTGGCATGAATGATGACGAGACGATCATTTTAAACACCCACACGGACGGTCCGAATACTTGTGAGGAAAATGGGGGAATTGCCCTGCTCGCTATGGCTAAATACTTTTCACAAATTCCTAAAGAGTGGCGCAATCGAAGGAGAAGGAACTAATAAGAAAGCAGTAGCTGGAATTACAATCGAGCGTTTGGGATGGCAATCCGGCCATGGACAGGATCTATCTGAACGCCATTCAAGGACGCACAAAAGTCCGAACCATCACCTCGAAGCCCAAAGGCAAATTTTATTTTGGAGAAGGCCAGCCTCTTTACGAAGCGAACATCCCAACGATATCCCTTGTGCCAGGACCCGATTACCTTTGTGTGGTAGGAGGCAATGGATATATTGAAAAAATAGATTTAGACCTGATGTATGAGCAGATTGAGACCTTTACCAAGGTAGTATCCGCGATTGATCATGCAAAAACGGAGGAACTAGGAACGGCGGAGCCGGCAAGTTTTAGCTTATTGGGATTACTTGTGAAAGAGGGGTGATAGGGCCGAGCACCCTCGCAATAAAAAAGTATCGGAAGAGCGCATTGTCTATACCTACACTTTGATTCGGGCGGCAAGTGCATCTCCGTTTCGATCACAACGGTTGAGCTCATCCCAACCGGGGATGGCACGAAGCTAGACTTCTCTTTAAATCTCAAGTTATAATAGGCGTATTGTAAGCATATCTTGTCTACAACAGCATATGAGTGAAAAGGTGAAACGCTGAGGCGTTTCTTAAAAGGGAAGAACGGTGAAAATCCGTCGCGGTCCCGCCACTGTAAATGGAGAGCAGGCTTAAGCCACTGTGTCAAACGGGAAGGCTTTAAGCAACCGG from Paenibacillus sophorae encodes:
- a CDS encoding TetR/AcrR family transcriptional regulator, which encodes MPKTGLTSEEIKEKALQITEEKIRYYGFDKFRLTDIAKELKVSHAALYNHFPDKAALLDAISERWLARMDNTLELITQQERSPRRLIIEWFLKYHELKKEKVLKDPELYKSFNMAAELLKPFIVQHLHNVNEQLVALVQKAIAAGEIRGEPENVAVLLLEATTSFHHPRMVLDHKDEQREMLLQKVVEVLLDGFQ